The Clostridioides sp. ES-S-0010-02 genome window below encodes:
- a CDS encoding DUF3796 domain-containing protein: MKNFKELNKLGFLGFLGFLGLIGILYTGEIHTISFCAFFVFFRYFNIMPDELFKENLRKAATPAFFLTLTSLSASMVISIISDKTSNIENGLGISFSIAMISFIGIFAYLQHKEGKGLE; the protein is encoded by the coding sequence ATGAAAAATTTTAAAGAACTAAATAAGCTTGGATTTTTAGGTTTCTTAGGTTTTCTAGGGCTAATTGGTATATTATATACTGGTGAAATACATACAATTAGCTTCTGTGCGTTTTTTGTTTTCTTTAGATACTTTAATATAATGCCAGATGAATTATTTAAAGAAAATTTAAGAAAAGCAGCAACACCAGCATTTTTCTTAACACTTACATCATTATCAGCATCTATGGTTATATCTATTATTTCAGATAAAACTTCTAATATAGAAAATGGACTAGGAATTAGCTTTTCTATAGCAATGATTAGTTTTATAGGAATTTTCGCATATCTACAACATAAAGAAGGAAAAGGATTAGAATAA
- a CDS encoding hemolysin XhlA family protein → MNEELFKDNLKRHEVTINKHNDEIDELKVANIESKAELKALCENLNSLTSMLKWLIGTMITTLIGFFIFAIQRGIF, encoded by the coding sequence ATGAATGAAGAACTTTTCAAAGACAATTTGAAACGACATGAGGTAACAATAAATAAACATAATGATGAAATAGATGAGTTAAAAGTAGCAAATATAGAGTCTAAAGCAGAGTTAAAAGCATTGTGTGAGAACTTGAACTCACTTACTAGTATGCTAAAGTGGTTGATTGGGACAATGATTACAACACTTATAGGATTCTTTATATTTGCAATTCAGAGAGGAATATTTTAA
- a CDS encoding baseplate J/gp47 family protein, which translates to MERELPIPVFLTEDEEVIHERMLSNFQDVSTLEGDFIYDATRPTAEEVAQLKQLGLQNNLKIAFPQTSYGTYLEWLGECKGVFKNQPTKSVGMVTFTGVQGTIIAKGTVVTTVATDEKQSIEFELLETKIIEENEIVDIKAECRITGTIGNVSQNTVTVLLGSISGVKSVTNKEDFKGGIDIEDEEHFRERVLVAEQEDKLSGASSDYIRWAKEVDGVGYAYVVPEWNGEGTVKVLILDKNRKAATQELINKVQDYIYPLNISEGENRDGKAPIGALVTVVTPETLLINVKASFIFSNSFNEETVLSNLKTKIDKYLDKIDLGGTVSYNAIQAIVGSMMLTDEGIQDFSNLTINDVKENIKLQDQVVGVGEIVNEVVG; encoded by the coding sequence ATGGAAAGAGAACTACCTATACCAGTATTTTTGACAGAAGATGAAGAAGTAATACACGAAAGGATGTTAAGCAACTTTCAAGATGTGAGCACACTAGAAGGAGACTTTATTTATGATGCAACAAGACCTACGGCAGAAGAAGTTGCACAGTTAAAACAATTAGGATTACAAAATAATTTAAAGATTGCATTTCCTCAAACTAGCTATGGAACTTATTTAGAGTGGCTTGGTGAATGTAAGGGAGTATTTAAAAATCAACCAACTAAATCGGTTGGCATGGTTACATTTACAGGTGTACAAGGAACTATCATTGCAAAAGGGACTGTAGTAACTACTGTTGCAACTGATGAAAAGCAGAGTATAGAGTTTGAGCTTCTTGAAACTAAAATTATAGAAGAAAATGAAATAGTAGATATTAAAGCAGAATGTAGGATTACAGGAACTATAGGAAATGTATCTCAAAATACTGTAACTGTTTTATTAGGTTCTATTAGTGGTGTTAAATCAGTTACTAATAAAGAAGATTTCAAAGGCGGAATAGATATTGAAGATGAAGAACATTTTAGAGAAAGAGTTCTTGTAGCAGAACAAGAAGACAAACTTAGTGGAGCTAGTTCAGATTATATAAGATGGGCTAAAGAAGTAGATGGAGTTGGATATGCTTATGTAGTTCCAGAATGGAATGGAGAGGGGACAGTAAAAGTATTAATACTAGACAAAAATAGAAAAGCAGCAACACAAGAGTTGATAAATAAAGTTCAAGATTATATATATCCATTAAATATATCAGAAGGAGAAAATAGGGATGGGAAAGCTCCTATCGGGGCTTTAGTAACAGTTGTAACACCCGAAACACTACTTATTAATGTAAAAGCTAGTTTTATATTTAGTAACAGTTTTAATGAAGAAACAGTATTAAGCAATCTAAAAACTAAGATAGACAAATATTTGGATAAAATTGATTTAGGTGGAACGGTCTCATACAATGCTATACAGGCTATAGTAGGTTCTATGATGTTGACAGACGAAGGCATACAGGACTTTTCTAATCTTACTATAAATGATGTAAAAGAAAATATAAAATTGCAGGACCAAGTGGTCGGAGTAGGGGAAATAGTTAACGAGGTGGTTGGATGA
- a CDS encoding phage holin family protein: MDNLISFIPEQLLILVAALYVVGAGCKKYKQLDNKYIPVVLLALGIGFSVWMLGLNPTSVLQGVICWGISIGINQTYKQLKEENKQ; the protein is encoded by the coding sequence ATGGATAATTTAATAAGTTTCATACCTGAGCAGTTGCTAATTTTAGTTGCTGCTCTTTATGTTGTAGGAGCAGGTTGTAAGAAGTATAAACAGTTAGATAACAAGTATATTCCAGTAGTGTTATTAGCACTTGGGATAGGTTTCTCAGTATGGATGTTAGGATTAAATCCAACCTCAGTATTACAAGGAGTGATTTGTTGGGGTATATCAATAGGTATAAATCAAACTTACAAACAGTTAAAGGAGGAAAATAAACAATGA
- a CDS encoding N-acetylmuramoyl-L-alanine amidase: MKIAIIPGHTLTGKGTGAVGYIDEGKENRILTDLIAKWLKQGGATVYTGKIDKSNNYLSEQCQIANRQDVDLAVQIHFNANNTTLNPMGTETIYKTNNGKMYANRVNDKLSMVFKNRGAKSDVRGLYWLGHTKAPAILIEVCFVDSKADTDYYIKNKNTVAKLIAEGILNKKIDNIEVKQMYKHTVVYEGEVDKVLAQIVSWSYKENECRVCDIKDYVPGQTENLYVVGGGACNKIVSITKERYTMIKGNDRFDTLYKALDFINR, from the coding sequence ATGAAAATAGCAATAATACCAGGGCATACGCTAACAGGTAAAGGAACAGGAGCAGTTGGATATATAGATGAAGGAAAAGAAAACAGAATACTAACTGATTTAATTGCTAAATGGTTAAAACAAGGTGGAGCAACTGTATATACTGGCAAGATAGATAAATCGAATAATTATCTATCTGAACAATGTCAAATAGCCAACAGACAAGATGTAGATTTGGCAGTACAAATTCATTTTAATGCAAATAATACAACCCTAAATCCTATGGGTACAGAAACTATATATAAAACTAATAATGGCAAAATGTATGCAAATAGAGTCAATGATAAACTATCAATGGTATTTAAAAATAGAGGTGCTAAATCGGATGTAAGGGGTCTTTACTGGCTTGGTCATACAAAAGCACCAGCAATTCTAATCGAAGTATGTTTTGTAGACAGTAAAGCAGATACAGATTACTATATTAAAAATAAAAATACAGTTGCAAAGCTAATAGCTGAGGGTATATTAAATAAGAAAATAGATAATATTGAGGTGAAACAAATGTATAAACATACAGTGGTTTACGAGGGAGAAGTTGACAAGGTATTAGCACAAATAGTCAGTTGGAGTTATAAAGAAAATGAATGTAGAGTATGTGATATAAAAGATTATGTACCAGGTCAAACGGAGAATTTATATGTTGTAGGTGGAGGAGCATGTAATAAAATAGTTTCTATAACTAAAGAGAGATACACTATGATAAAAGGTAATGATAGATTTGATACACTTTATAAAGCATTGGATTTTATTAATAGATAG
- a CDS encoding DUF2634 domain-containing protein has product MPNLFPQNETFETVELKNNNENELDLKGSFLFDFIKGEFVKNADGTLKKCDKVQAYKQWCQKAILTPRYKKAAYTNVYGSEIKDLIASNLSQNAKELEISRLIKETILVHPYTKEVGEFSFNWLENSRLVEYEFNVLTIDDENITIDGNIKR; this is encoded by the coding sequence ATGCCAAACCTATTTCCGCAGAATGAAACTTTTGAAACTGTAGAATTAAAAAATAATAATGAAAATGAATTGGACCTAAAGGGTTCTTTTTTATTTGATTTTATAAAAGGTGAATTTGTCAAAAATGCAGATGGAACATTAAAAAAATGTGATAAAGTCCAAGCATATAAACAATGGTGTCAAAAGGCTATATTAACACCTAGATACAAAAAAGCAGCTTATACAAACGTTTATGGAAGTGAAATAAAAGATTTAATTGCCAGTAACTTATCACAAAATGCAAAAGAGCTTGAAATATCTAGGTTAATAAAAGAAACTATTTTAGTTCATCCTTACACAAAAGAAGTAGGAGAATTTAGTTTTAATTGGTTGGAGAATAGCAGGTTAGTAGAGTATGAATTTAATGTATTGACAATAGATGATGAAAATATAACTATAGATGGCAATATAAAAAGGTAG
- a CDS encoding cell wall-binding repeat-containing protein: MKTLSKKAVILSLSLVVVSPLVHKISAQDIEKNTEVRYEARKINNLENMTMKEAFPDENFRKVICDELGILDDGNPIGTSQKTIIESTKDLILGSKAIENLSGINYFIGLENFSCRGNQLTSLDLSNNINLKELYCNENQLTSLDLSNNKELITVHCGENNLINLVVENSKLEELNCRKNNLKNLDITKATNLTTLLCFENELSSLNLSKNQKLKILKCEYNNLNTLDVSTNLELQDLNFSFNQLTNINLDNNKELIKLSCQNNKLQSLNLKNHEKLVKLYCNQEQLSNLNIENCINLEDLTCGESNLQDLDIISNKNLKYLDCAVNKLTNLNTENNIELVELYCYGNEINDLDISKNIDLENLTCYKNKLDSLNTSKNNNLKYLDCSQNELMNLNFSDNIELLNLYCQKNKLTNLDINKSSKIRNLACSENKLTSLDVSNNVLMRSLNCSENKLTSLDVSNNVLMRSLNCSQNELTSLDVTKNTELEMLYCRENRLASLDVSKNTKLEELDWSNQKKSVLSGGGGGSSSTNEESSKPKITTSNKKIVGSDRNETSVKISQKGWNKADNIVLINDSSISDALSATPFAKSKDAPILLTKNNNLNKLTEKEINRLEAKNVYIVGGLKSVDEKVVSDLKEKGLNVIRISGNDRYETSIKLAKELDKNSNLSKVVVVNGEKGLADAVSMGAISAKEEMPILLTNQNDDMKDIKDLIANKNISKSYVIGGESLFNSKEVSNTLPSVTKIAGSDRTETNSKVINHFYSKDTLNDLYIAKNGMNKQDDLVDALSVGVLAGKTESPVVLVGNGLDNSQKELIKNKKFKNITQIGGNGNEKAFSEVENLVK; encoded by the coding sequence ATGAAAACTTTAAGTAAAAAAGCAGTTATTTTATCACTTTCATTGGTAGTTGTATCACCTTTAGTACATAAGATAAGTGCACAAGATATTGAGAAGAATACGGAAGTTAGATATGAAGCAAGGAAAATTAATAACTTAGAAAATATGACAATGAAAGAAGCTTTTCCAGATGAGAATTTTAGAAAAGTAATTTGTGATGAACTAGGCATTTTAGATGATGGGAATCCAATTGGAACTTCACAAAAAACGATTATAGAATCTACAAAAGATTTAATATTAGGAAGTAAAGCAATAGAAAATTTATCTGGAATTAATTATTTTATTGGGCTAGAAAATTTCAGTTGTAGAGGAAATCAGTTAACAAGTCTAGATTTAAGTAACAACATAAATTTAAAAGAATTATATTGTAATGAAAATCAATTAACAAGTCTAGATTTAAGTAATAATAAAGAGTTGATAACAGTACATTGTGGGGAAAATAATCTAATAAACTTAGTTGTAGAAAATTCTAAATTAGAAGAATTGAACTGTAGAAAAAATAATTTGAAAAACTTAGATATAACTAAAGCAACTAATTTGACAACTCTTTTATGCTTTGAAAATGAATTAAGTAGTTTGAATTTATCTAAGAATCAGAAATTAAAAATTTTAAAGTGTGAGTATAATAATTTAAATACTTTAGATGTATCTACAAATTTAGAATTACAAGATTTAAACTTTTCCTTTAATCAATTAACAAATATAAATTTAGATAATAATAAAGAACTTATTAAATTAAGTTGTCAAAATAATAAATTGCAGAGTTTAAATTTGAAAAACCATGAAAAACTTGTAAAGCTATATTGTAATCAAGAGCAATTAAGTAATCTAAATATCGAAAATTGTATTAATTTAGAAGATTTAACTTGTGGTGAAAGTAATCTACAGGATTTGGATATAATCAGCAATAAGAATTTAAAATATCTAGATTGTGCAGTAAACAAATTAACAAATTTGAATACAGAGAATAATATAGAACTTGTAGAATTATATTGTTATGGCAATGAGATAAATGATTTGGATATAAGTAAAAATATTGACTTGGAAAATTTAACTTGTTATAAAAATAAATTAGATAGTTTAAATACAAGTAAAAATAACAATCTTAAATACTTAGATTGTTCACAAAATGAATTAATGAATTTGAATTTTTCTGATAACATAGAGCTTCTAAACCTATACTGTCAAAAAAATAAATTAACAAATTTAGATATAAATAAAAGTAGTAAGATAAGAAATTTAGCTTGTTCAGAAAATAAATTAACAAGTTTGGATGTAAGTAATAATGTTCTTATGAGGAGTTTAAATTGTTCAGAGAATAAATTAACAAGTTTGGATGTAAGTAATAATGTTCTTATGAGGAGTTTAAATTGTTCACAAAATGAATTAACTAGCTTGGATGTAACAAAAAACACAGAACTTGAGATGCTATATTGTAGGGAAAATAGGTTAGCTAGTTTAGATGTAAGCAAAAATACAAAATTAGAAGAGTTAGATTGGTCAAATCAAAAAAAATCAGTATTATCAGGAGGTGGAGGAGGTTCATCATCCACAAATGAAGAGTCTTCTAAACCTAAAATAACAACCTCAAATAAAAAAATAGTTGGTTCAGATAGAAATGAAACATCAGTAAAAATAAGTCAAAAAGGATGGAATAAAGCTGATAATATAGTGTTAATAAATGATTCTAGTATATCTGATGCCTTATCAGCAACACCATTTGCTAAGTCTAAAGATGCACCAATATTACTTACTAAAAATAATAACTTAAATAAATTAACAGAAAAAGAAATAAATAGGTTAGAAGCAAAAAATGTGTACATAGTAGGTGGATTAAAGTCTGTTGATGAAAAAGTAGTATCTGATTTAAAGGAAAAGGGATTAAATGTAATTAGAATATCTGGAAATGATAGATATGAAACATCAATAAAACTTGCAAAAGAATTAGATAAAAATTCTAATCTATCAAAAGTAGTAGTAGTAAATGGAGAAAAGGGATTAGCTGATGCAGTAAGTATGGGAGCTATATCAGCAAAAGAGGAAATGCCAATTCTTCTTACTAATCAAAATGATGATATGAAAGATATAAAAGACTTAATAGCTAATAAAAACATATCAAAATCATATGTAATAGGTGGAGAATCTTTATTTAATAGTAAAGAAGTGAGTAATACATTACCATCTGTAACTAAAATAGCAGGTTCTGATAGAACAGAAACTAACTCAAAAGTAATAAATCATTTCTATAGTAAAGATACACTTAATGACTTATATATAGCTAAGAATGGAATGAATAAACAAGATGATTTAGTAGATGCTTTATCCGTAGGAGTACTCGCAGGTAAAACGGAATCTCCAGTAGTATTAGTTGGAAATGGATTAGATAATAGCCAAAAAGAGTTAATCAAGAATAAAAAGTTTAAAAATATAACTCAAATTGGTGGAAATGGAAATGAGAAAGCATTTAGTGAAGTAGAAAACTTAGTTAAATAG
- a CDS encoding helix-turn-helix transcriptional regulator: protein MIIRSKTKEYRARYNMNQEELASLVGVRRETIGNLENGKYNPSLKLAFDIANVFNVSIEEIFEYIKD, encoded by the coding sequence ATGATAATTCGTTCAAAAACTAAAGAATATAGAGCAAGGTACAATATGAATCAAGAAGAACTTGCATCATTGGTAGGTGTAAGAAGAGAAACTATTGGCAACCTAGAAAACGGAAAATATAATCCTTCATTGAAACTAGCATTTGATATTGCTAATGTATTTAATGTAAGCATAGAAGAAATTTTTGAATATATAAAGGATTAA
- a CDS encoding phage tail protein, giving the protein MADEQFYTILTNIGKAKIANAGMLGKSVVLEKIQAGDRGGSYYNPTEDQTALKNKVWEGNINAFDKDENNPNWIIATACVPGSIGGFTVREMALIDNEGDMIAICKSPETYKPKVGNGAMKDLYLKFIIEVSNVEKVTLIVDPTAIFSTKKDEEKILTNINTLDTKIDTTKTELTSNIETAKTELNNKIGDTTLLETTDKTNIVSVINEVKTSVDSIETTADKTTIKDTDNLFESDNVEEALNQLARNYNTLSEKQNNLETEVNGQRIKGISIANSLIDMI; this is encoded by the coding sequence ATGGCTGATGAACAATTTTACACTATACTTACGAATATAGGTAAAGCTAAAATTGCTAACGCAGGAATGCTAGGTAAATCAGTAGTACTAGAGAAGATTCAAGCAGGTGATAGAGGAGGAAGCTATTACAATCCAACAGAAGACCAAACAGCATTAAAAAATAAAGTTTGGGAAGGGAATATAAATGCTTTTGACAAGGATGAAAATAATCCTAATTGGATTATTGCAACAGCATGTGTACCTGGTTCAATAGGTGGGTTTACAGTTAGAGAAATGGCTCTTATAGATAATGAAGGCGATATGATTGCAATTTGTAAAAGTCCTGAAACATATAAGCCAAAAGTTGGCAATGGAGCTATGAAAGATTTGTATTTGAAGTTTATCATAGAGGTATCTAATGTAGAGAAAGTGACCTTAATTGTTGACCCAACTGCAATATTTTCAACTAAAAAAGATGAAGAAAAAATATTAACAAATATCAATACGTTAGACACTAAAATTGATACAACTAAAACAGAGTTAACGAGCAATATAGAAACTGCTAAGACAGAGTTAAACAATAAAATAGGAGATACAACACTCCTTGAAACAACAGATAAAACAAATATAGTTAGTGTAATTAATGAGGTAAAAACTAGTGTAGATAGTATAGAAACAACAGCAGATAAAACAACTATAAAAGATACAGATAACTTATTTGAAAGTGACAATGTAGAGGAAGCATTAAATCAACTAGCAAGAAATTATAATACATTATCGGAAAAACAGAATAATTTAGAAACAGAAGTGAATGGACAGAGAATAAAAGGAATTTCAATAGCAAATAGCCTGATAGACATGATATAA
- a CDS encoding YmfQ family protein — MIASKKGREMLLTLSPIYEQSIIMQSLYEAIGSEFDNLELLNKEIELQLFPQTATWGLSFWENRVGLSTNLDEHIETRRRKVIAKLQSKYIMTPKRMSMILQSYTGANIKINENISPYTFGVELTSTQGFPRDLEDLYKRVNVIKPSHLSVSYKLVSLLKSKTYFAQTTIMSEEITVYPYSSKEVKANVKAKFALAHNMSSEILTVYPKGGGING; from the coding sequence ATGATAGCTTCTAAAAAAGGTAGAGAAATGCTTCTTACATTGTCACCAATATATGAACAATCTATCATAATGCAAAGCTTATATGAAGCTATAGGAAGCGAATTTGATAATTTAGAGTTATTAAATAAAGAAATAGAATTACAATTATTTCCTCAGACTGCAACGTGGGGTTTAAGTTTTTGGGAAAATAGAGTAGGTTTATCTACTAACTTAGATGAACATATAGAAACTAGGAGAAGAAAAGTCATTGCTAAACTTCAAAGCAAATATATTATGACACCTAAAAGAATGTCTATGATACTTCAATCTTATACAGGTGCAAATATAAAAATAAATGAAAACATATCTCCATATACTTTTGGTGTTGAATTAACCAGTACTCAAGGTTTTCCTAGAGATTTAGAAGATTTATATAAGAGAGTAAATGTTATAAAACCTTCTCATCTATCTGTAAGTTATAAGTTAGTATCTTTATTAAAAAGTAAAACTTATTTTGCACAAACAACAATTATGAGTGAAGAAATAACAGTATATCCTTATTCAAGTAAAGAAGTAAAAGCTAATGTCAAAGCTAAGTTTGCATTAGCTCATAACATGAGTTCAGAAATATTGACAGTATATCCAAAAGGAGGTGGTATAAATGGCTGA